Part of the Vicinamibacterales bacterium genome, AAACTCCATCGTGCACCAGAGCAGCAGGTCCTGGATGACGCGGCCGAGACCGACCAGCAGCACGGCGGTCGCGCTGACGCTCTCGAGCAGGTAGTCGACGGTCGCGATGCTGCCGTAGGTGTTGCACGTCGTCGCCCCGAAGCCAAGCAGCGCGGTGGTCCGCTCGCGATCGATGGGAAAGCCGGTCCCGGTGATGGCGCAGGCCCCCAGCGGATTCTGGTTGGTGCTGCGGTATGCCGCCTGCAGCCGCACCGTGTCGCGCTCGAGCTGCTCGATGACCGCCTGCAGGTAGTGCGCAATGGTCGACGGCTGCGCCGGCTGCGTATGCGTATGCGCGGCGAACACGGCGTCGCGATAGCGCTCGGCGAGCGGCACCAGCGCCCGCCGCAGCGCCAGCGTCCCGTCGATCACGGCGAGGATCCACAGGCGCTGCTGCATGCGGTACATCGTCATGTCGATGTCGTTGCGCGAGCGCGCGGTATGCAGCCGCCCCGCCGCATCGTCGCCACAGTTGGCCGAGATGAGCCGGTCGAGATAGAAGAAGAGATCCTCGTAGGTCCCGTCGTACTGAATTGCCCGCACCGCATCGAGGTCGATCGCATCGAGAGCGCGGCGGATCGCCGCCGCTTCCGCGCGCGACAAAATCCGCTGATCGGCGAGCATCACCAGGTGCGCGTAATGAATCGCCATCAACGGCGCCAGGAACTGCGCCTTGGCGTCTTCGAAGTTCTCGTTGAGAACGATGCGGACTTAGTCGGGCGAGAATTTCACAGTGGCTTGGGCTTTAGGCTTTAGGCTTTAGGCTTTAGGCTTTAGGCTTTAGGCTTTAGGCTTTGGGGGCGTCAGGCTTCCCGGCTTCAGGCTAAGGTCCGTGAGCCCTCGTTCTTGCCAAAGCCCCTAAAGCCTAAAGCCCAAAGCCCAAATCCTACCTCACTCAGAAGCTGTACTTGAATCCCAGCTGCATGGTGCGCTGGTCGTAGCCGCTCTTCCCGGCGTTGGGGTAATCGCGGCCGTTGAGCACGAGCGGGCTGGTCGGGTTGCCGAGCGCGTCGGTGGGGACCACGCGGTTCACGCCGGCGATGTTCTCGTTGT contains:
- a CDS encoding lyase family protein is translated as MAIHYAHLVMLADQRILSRAEAAAIRRALDAIDLDAVRAIQYDGTYEDLFFYLDRLISANCGDDAAGRLHTARSRNDIDMTMYRMQQRLWILAVIDGTLALRRALVPLAERYRDAVFAAHTHTQPAQPSTIAHYLQAVIEQLERDTVRLQAAYRSTNQNPLGACAITGTGFPIDRERTTALLGFGATTCNTYGSIATVDYLLESVSATAVLLVGLGRVIQDLLLWCTMEF